The following are encoded in a window of Campylobacterota bacterium genomic DNA:
- the lpxD gene encoding UDP-3-O-(3-hydroxymyristoyl)glucosamine N-acyltransferase, with the protein MNIKLQLDKILTALEGAECLAERALVIERIASLEHAGPQDLAIVLDRGDNSVFDAVSKEKIEQCKAGAILASSPIVPNKPYILVGDVLDAFEKIIYTAQQQPTDKAQIDPTATVDAHAVVANGATVGAHAQLHAHTFVGKHAIIGKGVILAPGAKVLDGCTVGDGSIIHAGAIIGSDGFGYQVNATGMRKIPQIGNVHIGKGVEIGANCTIDRGSFNSTVIGDGVKLDNLVHIAHNVHIGPCTAILALTGIAGSAKIGAGCQIGGQVAIKNDITIGNKVKIVSKSAVLKDVADGQTIAGIPAIPFLTWKRLNVFVSRLPELFKQAQTISSALQTEKKPGFLKKFFGFLTR; encoded by the coding sequence ATGAATATTAAACTGCAACTTGATAAAATTCTTACTGCTCTTGAAGGGGCCGAATGTTTGGCTGAGCGTGCGCTTGTTATCGAGCGCATCGCGTCGCTTGAACATGCCGGCCCACAGGATCTTGCCATCGTTTTAGACCGCGGTGACAACTCAGTTTTTGATGCTGTCAGCAAAGAAAAAATCGAGCAATGTAAGGCTGGAGCTATTCTTGCCTCCAGCCCAATCGTTCCCAACAAGCCATACATCTTGGTTGGCGATGTGCTTGATGCATTCGAAAAAATTATTTATACAGCACAACAACAACCAACAGACAAAGCACAGATTGACCCGACAGCAACTGTTGATGCACATGCAGTTGTTGCAAATGGCGCAACAGTTGGGGCACATGCACAATTACACGCACATACTTTTGTGGGTAAACATGCAATCATTGGCAAAGGGGTAATACTTGCCCCAGGCGCAAAGGTGCTTGATGGTTGCACCGTTGGTGATGGCTCAATTATTCATGCAGGAGCAATCATTGGCTCCGATGGATTTGGCTACCAGGTCAATGCAACCGGCATGCGTAAAATTCCTCAAATTGGCAACGTACACATTGGAAAAGGTGTCGAAATTGGTGCTAACTGCACCATTGATCGTGGATCATTTAACTCAACGGTCATTGGGGACGGCGTCAAGTTGGACAACCTTGTGCATATTGCACACAACGTGCACATCGGGCCATGCACCGCAATTCTTGCGTTAACAGGCATAGCGGGTAGTGCAAAGATTGGTGCTGGTTGCCAAATTGGCGGACAAGTTGCAATCAAAAATGATATTACCATTGGCAACAAAGTTAAAATTGTTTCAAAAAGCGCGGTACTCAAAGACGTCGCTGACGGTCAAACAATTGCAGGCATCCCGGCTATTCCATTTTTAACATGGAAACGTCTTAATGTTTTTGTCAGTCGTCTACCGGAGCTCTTCAAGCAAGCGCAAACTATTTCGTCAGCCCTACAAACTGAAAAAAAGCCAGGTTTTTTAAAAAAGTTTTTTGGTTTTTTGACACGTTAG
- a CDS encoding OmpH family outer membrane protein yields MKTLTKATLATLALMSACSSSFATTSSQLVSLDSRYIFQNSKAGKAFIAKTQQKIDGFQETVRRAQQEVATMQEDIEKQRSVLSKDALTEKEEQLARKRKNSERDLTQQEEELRRVIQKDQVKLIEEQQKIYTKAAQEEGWSALIDKNTPGVIYVADAIDKSDYVLNKYIGASDDADAKTTMMVKKDATPASKAAIKTKTDKPALLTAKKDTKTAAGKTTTA; encoded by the coding sequence ATGAAAACACTCACAAAAGCAACACTTGCTACATTGGCACTTATGAGCGCATGCAGCTCAAGCTTTGCAACAACAAGCTCTCAGCTTGTCTCACTTGATAGCCGCTACATTTTCCAAAATTCAAAAGCTGGCAAAGCATTCATTGCAAAAACACAACAAAAAATTGACGGCTTCCAAGAAACTGTACGCAGAGCACAACAAGAAGTTGCTACAATGCAAGAAGATATTGAAAAACAACGCAGCGTACTCAGCAAAGACGCACTTACAGAAAAAGAAGAACAACTTGCTCGCAAACGTAAAAACAGCGAACGCGATCTGACACAGCAAGAAGAAGAACTTCGTCGCGTTATCCAAAAAGACCAAGTAAAGCTCATCGAAGAACAGCAAAAAATTTACACCAAAGCTGCTCAAGAAGAAGGTTGGAGTGCACTGATCGACAAAAACACTCCAGGTGTAATTTATGTTGCTGATGCAATCGACAAATCAGACTATGTTCTGAATAAATACATCGGTGCTTCAGATGACGCAGATGCAAAAACAACCATGATGGTTAAAAAAGACGCAACTCCTGCATCAAAGGCAGCTATTAAAACAAAGACCGATAAGCCGGCTTTGTTAACTGCAAAAAAAGACACTAAAACTGCAGCAGGAAAAACTACAACAGCCTAA
- a CDS encoding phosphatidylserine decarboxylase, which produces MTFSSILFYLTFTALAWGPISYFGFGSGAKQEYYQKNSENGYELVAETNSNAASLYFMYSWSGCGLRYFFKNQYAANAYARYMKSAWSKSKIEPFIKGHAIDLERFEKAKVDEYDSFNDFFIRKLSMSAQLDLEKRCGESASQNKVYSPADSKLLVIENIGQNTPFQIKGKQFSLETFLGDADLAGQYANGTMLIFRLAPYDYHRFHFPVSCMPGAPSTLGKSYESVNPIAYKSGVQPLTQNLRHMIKLENINRTGKQALMLPVGAMLVGSIKETFNVNTQCQAGQEAGYFEFGGSTVVLLFKKGDLTVEKHFLEHSNKHIETAVEVGEIIGSIV; this is translated from the coding sequence GTGACTTTTTCAAGTATTTTATTTTATTTAACATTTACTGCGTTGGCGTGGGGCCCGATTTCGTATTTTGGTTTTGGTAGTGGTGCAAAACAAGAGTACTACCAAAAAAACAGTGAAAACGGCTATGAGCTTGTTGCGGAGACAAACAGCAATGCAGCGAGTCTGTATTTCATGTACAGCTGGTCAGGTTGTGGCCTGCGTTACTTTTTCAAAAATCAGTATGCCGCTAATGCTTATGCTCGCTATATGAAGTCAGCATGGAGTAAGTCAAAAATAGAGCCGTTTATTAAAGGTCATGCTATCGATTTAGAGCGTTTTGAAAAAGCGAAGGTTGACGAGTATGATTCATTCAATGATTTTTTTATCCGTAAATTGAGCATGAGTGCGCAACTGGATTTAGAAAAAAGATGTGGGGAGAGTGCTTCTCAGAACAAAGTTTATTCACCTGCTGACAGTAAGTTGCTTGTCATTGAAAATATCGGGCAAAACACGCCGTTTCAGATTAAAGGAAAACAGTTTAGCTTAGAAACATTTTTGGGTGATGCAGATCTTGCTGGTCAGTATGCAAATGGCACTATGCTGATTTTTCGCCTAGCGCCATATGACTATCACCGGTTTCATTTTCCTGTCAGTTGCATGCCGGGAGCACCGAGTACACTTGGCAAGTCCTACGAGTCAGTTAATCCAATTGCGTATAAGTCTGGCGTTCAGCCGTTGACGCAAAACCTCAGGCACATGATTAAACTTGAAAATATTAATAGAACCGGCAAGCAGGCGCTTATGCTTCCTGTTGGGGCAATGTTGGTCGGGAGTATAAAAGAGACATTTAATGTTAATACACAATGCCAGGCGGGACAAGAAGCTGGCTACTTTGAGTTTGGTGGCTCAACGGTGGTGCTTTTGTTTAAAAAAGGTGATCTTACAGTAGAGAAGCATTTTCTGGAGCATTCGAACAAACATATCGAGACGGCTGTCGAGGTTGGGGAGATTATCGGTTCGATTGTTTGA
- a CDS encoding ATP-binding protein, with the protein MNKKKLGHILTGSLTQGLLMRLESECELEELKTGKFVSIHGTQYTFFSLITDIELQVSNQDILLFPPTPQETILSDVLKKRDIYAKLLLKPLLMLDHKQNKMPVKTVPAHFTPVFEATAQDVAQIFGDEQEDTKFFNIGSPLDMDVPVCLDLTRFIERSNGIFGKTGTGKTFITRLLLAGLVHSGKAVNLIFDMHSEYGFQARKEGAGHAFVKGLKTLFPSNVAIFSLDPESTRKRGCAPDFEVNLSYRDIRVEDVMPLQDELNLHQTALEAAYLIASKYKEQWLEVLLAQEGNIKDFAASIGAHAESVGALYRKLKRLERFPFISETGTRSAVIDRMLEYLDRGIHVVLEFGKQTSMLCYLLVANIISRRIHEQWVTRTEQFLATQDKSLEPKHLVITIEEAHKFLNSTAAKQTIFGIIAREMRKYYVSLLVVDQRPSGIDEEIISQLGTKVVAQLNDEKDINSVLTGAASSGGLRSVLATLESKQQALVLGHAVPMPIVIKTREYNEQFYAAMSTQNNKKKNSRAIIDEIF; encoded by the coding sequence ATGAACAAAAAAAAATTAGGCCATATTTTGACCGGCTCGCTTACACAAGGTTTGTTAATGCGTCTTGAAAGTGAATGTGAGCTTGAAGAGCTTAAAACTGGCAAGTTTGTCTCAATCCACGGAACACAGTACACCTTTTTTTCTCTCATTACCGACATTGAATTGCAAGTCAGCAACCAAGACATTTTGCTATTCCCACCAACGCCACAAGAAACTATTCTTTCTGATGTACTCAAAAAACGAGACATCTACGCAAAGCTCCTGCTCAAGCCGCTGCTTATGCTTGACCACAAGCAAAACAAAATGCCGGTTAAAACAGTGCCCGCACACTTTACTCCCGTCTTTGAGGCTACTGCACAAGACGTTGCACAAATTTTTGGTGATGAACAAGAAGACACTAAGTTTTTCAACATCGGCTCACCGCTTGATATGGACGTACCCGTCTGCCTTGACCTAACACGCTTCATTGAACGTAGCAATGGCATTTTTGGCAAAACTGGTACCGGCAAAACATTTATCACTCGACTACTGCTTGCAGGTCTCGTACACAGCGGTAAAGCCGTTAATTTAATTTTTGATATGCACTCAGAGTACGGCTTTCAAGCACGAAAAGAAGGAGCCGGTCACGCTTTTGTAAAAGGACTAAAAACATTATTTCCTAGCAACGTAGCCATTTTCTCTCTAGATCCAGAATCAACACGCAAGCGTGGTTGCGCTCCCGATTTTGAAGTTAACCTAAGTTACCGAGACATCAGAGTTGAAGATGTCATGCCACTGCAAGACGAGCTTAACCTGCATCAAACAGCGCTTGAGGCTGCCTATCTTATTGCCAGCAAATACAAAGAACAATGGCTTGAAGTGCTGCTTGCACAAGAAGGCAACATTAAAGATTTTGCTGCCAGCATCGGTGCACATGCTGAGTCAGTTGGAGCACTTTATCGCAAACTCAAACGCCTTGAACGTTTTCCCTTCATCAGCGAAACTGGTACACGATCGGCCGTCATTGACCGCATGCTAGAATACCTTGACCGTGGCATTCACGTGGTACTTGAGTTTGGCAAACAAACCTCAATGTTATGCTATTTGCTCGTTGCAAATATCATCAGTCGTCGCATTCACGAACAATGGGTCACACGTACCGAGCAGTTCCTTGCAACGCAAGACAAATCGCTTGAACCCAAGCATCTGGTTATTACAATCGAAGAAGCACACAAGTTCTTGAACAGCACCGCAGCAAAACAAACTATTTTTGGTATCATTGCACGCGAGATGCGTAAATACTATGTGTCACTGCTTGTTGTCGACCAACGTCCATCAGGCATTGACGAAGAAATTATTTCACAGCTGGGCACTAAGGTTGTTGCTCAACTCAACGACGAAAAAGATATTAATTCTGTGCTCACAGGAGCAGCAAGCTCTGGGGGACTGCGTAGCGTACTTGCAACACTGGAAAGCAAACAACAAGCACTGGTACTTGGTCACGCCGTGCCAATGCCAATTGTTATCAAAACACGTGAGTACAATGAGCAATTTTACGCCGCAATGAGTACACAAAACAACAAAAAGAAAAATTCTCGCGCTATTATTGACGAAATTTTTTGA
- a CDS encoding YifB family Mg chelatase-like AAA ATPase, with product MHAKVHSATTLGINAQHVEVEVDLAMGLINFHIVGLPDKAIKESRDRIRAALKNSGFRLPERLITVNLAPAMLQKKDVLFDVPIALAILKAAKLLEISDEFIAQTLFLGELSLDGAIRPVCGILPIAHAARSFGKKRLVIPKSNLQEASLIKDLELIGVDNLTELVSYLRGEKSIQPTQSRFEKFERTIATHELDFSQVKGQLAAKRALQIAAAGHHNILFIGPPGSGKTMLAKRLATILPAMSFDEVIDTTKIYSIAGLLGKNPLIVKRPFRSPHHTISQAGLVGGGSYPRPGEISLAHNGVLFLDELTEFSRATLEVLREPLEGGNVLISRANCAVEFPASFLLVAALNPCPCGFYGDKKKQCVCTQQQISRYLSKLSGPLLDRIDLHVHVTSLDYDELHSSTTQTNSSAQMYEGVLTAQEKQTERAGTVRNAHLEAQSVEKHCTLSTEAEHVIKLAFSRLGLSMRAYHKVLKIARTIADIDQSAIIEKQHIQEAISYRSLDKAFNQHAH from the coding sequence ATGCATGCAAAAGTACATTCAGCAACAACATTAGGCATTAACGCACAACACGTTGAAGTTGAAGTAGACCTTGCCATGGGGCTTATAAATTTTCACATTGTAGGCCTACCGGATAAGGCAATTAAAGAAAGCAGAGACCGAATTCGCGCTGCACTCAAGAACAGCGGTTTTCGCCTCCCCGAACGTCTGATCACCGTCAATCTAGCACCTGCAATGCTCCAAAAAAAGGACGTGCTCTTTGATGTGCCTATTGCCCTAGCAATTTTAAAAGCCGCCAAACTCCTTGAAATATCAGACGAGTTTATTGCGCAAACGCTCTTTTTGGGCGAACTCTCGCTTGATGGCGCCATTCGTCCTGTTTGTGGCATACTCCCCATCGCTCATGCCGCACGCAGCTTTGGCAAAAAGCGCTTGGTAATACCTAAGTCAAACTTGCAAGAAGCAAGCTTGATCAAAGACCTTGAACTGATTGGCGTTGACAACCTGACAGAACTTGTCAGCTACTTGCGCGGTGAAAAAAGCATTCAACCAACACAGTCACGCTTTGAAAAATTTGAACGAACTATAGCCACACACGAGCTTGACTTTTCACAAGTCAAGGGCCAGCTCGCTGCAAAACGCGCATTGCAGATTGCAGCAGCTGGCCATCATAATATTCTTTTTATCGGCCCGCCAGGCTCGGGTAAAACTATGCTTGCCAAACGACTTGCAACCATTTTGCCCGCAATGTCATTTGACGAAGTTATCGACACAACAAAAATTTATTCTATAGCCGGCCTTTTGGGTAAAAATCCACTCATAGTTAAACGGCCCTTTCGCAGTCCGCACCACACCATCTCTCAAGCAGGACTTGTTGGCGGCGGCTCCTATCCTCGACCAGGTGAAATCAGTCTTGCCCACAACGGTGTCCTGTTCCTTGATGAACTGACTGAGTTTTCTCGTGCAACACTTGAGGTTTTGCGCGAACCACTTGAGGGTGGCAACGTACTCATCTCGCGTGCAAACTGTGCCGTTGAATTTCCAGCATCATTTTTACTTGTCGCGGCACTTAATCCATGTCCCTGCGGTTTTTATGGCGACAAAAAAAAGCAATGTGTTTGCACCCAACAACAAATAAGTCGCTATCTGTCAAAACTTTCTGGCCCCTTGCTTGATCGTATTGATCTTCACGTACACGTCACATCGCTTGACTACGACGAACTACATAGCAGCACAACCCAAACAAACAGTTCTGCACAAATGTATGAGGGCGTTCTCACTGCACAAGAAAAACAAACCGAACGAGCAGGTACCGTGCGCAATGCACACCTTGAAGCACAAAGTGTTGAAAAACATTGCACGCTTAGCACTGAGGCTGAACATGTTATCAAACTTGCATTCAGCCGCCTTGGTCTGAGTATGCGTGCTTACCACAAGGTATTAAAAATTGCACGCACCATTGCAGACATAGATCAGTCAGCTATCATTGAAAAACAACACATTCAAGAAGCCATTTCTTATCGCTCACTGGACAAAGCATTTAATCAACACGCTCATTAA
- the gspE gene encoding type II secretion system ATPase GspE codes for MFKDSLGSILVLQNAITQEQLDQANKTHEETGKPLSQILLETNAITKTDLARALAQQIGIPFLETITEQMADPSLLGQVPLKFLRQHMVIPIMYNGQKTIVSSNPRDLQPLDELAMLLEGDVRYAVASFEAINNAINKYYPLESSKEMLEELEETDKEEIELSTLDEKDIMEMANEAPIVKLVNHILVQAAKEDASDIHIEPFEKELRVRYRVDGVMYERFVPPKRYQGAIVSRIKIMSHLNIAEKRIPQDGRIQIKVADKPIDLRVSVLPCNYGERVVMRLLDKSKGAADLEAFNMSQRDYKIITDVIGRPNGIILVSGPTGSGKTTTLYSILNRLNQDDVNLITVEDPVEYTIHGISQVQVNEKAGLTFASALRSILRQDPDIVLIGEIRDKETAQIATQAALTGHLVLSTIHTNSAPATITRLIDMGIEPFLIASSLLAVISQRLVRRLCEKCKVVYQPVPDMLAKIGMRPEQAKDVTFYKPGQCPDCLGTGYKGRLALFEIMLVDNEIAKLVVQEADATVIKQSATAQGMISLGLDGVRNIKAGITTIEEVLSVAYIEGESEV; via the coding sequence ATGTTTAAAGATTCATTAGGTTCGATTCTTGTTCTACAAAATGCCATTACACAAGAGCAACTTGATCAGGCAAACAAGACGCATGAAGAGACAGGCAAACCGCTCAGTCAAATCTTGCTTGAGACCAATGCTATCACAAAAACAGATCTTGCCCGTGCGCTGGCTCAGCAAATTGGTATTCCATTTCTTGAAACAATCACTGAACAAATGGCAGACCCGTCACTACTTGGGCAAGTACCGCTCAAATTTTTACGCCAGCATATGGTCATTCCCATCATGTACAACGGACAAAAAACCATCGTCAGCTCAAACCCACGCGATCTCCAGCCGCTTGACGAACTTGCCATGTTACTCGAGGGTGACGTACGGTACGCTGTTGCCAGTTTTGAAGCAATCAATAATGCCATCAACAAGTACTACCCACTTGAGTCAAGCAAAGAGATGCTTGAAGAACTTGAAGAAACAGACAAAGAAGAAATTGAGCTGTCAACACTTGATGAAAAAGACATCATGGAAATGGCCAATGAAGCACCGATTGTCAAGTTGGTTAACCACATTCTCGTGCAGGCAGCTAAAGAAGATGCTTCCGATATTCATATTGAGCCCTTTGAAAAAGAGCTGCGTGTACGCTACCGTGTAGATGGCGTCATGTATGAGCGGTTTGTACCACCAAAGCGCTATCAAGGTGCCATTGTTTCACGTATAAAAATTATGTCGCACCTCAATATTGCTGAAAAACGCATCCCACAAGACGGTCGCATTCAAATTAAAGTTGCTGACAAACCTATTGACCTTCGTGTATCAGTGTTGCCCTGCAACTACGGTGAGCGCGTTGTTATGCGCCTTTTAGACAAATCAAAAGGGGCTGCGGATCTTGAAGCGTTTAACATGAGCCAGCGAGATTATAAAATTATTACTGACGTCATCGGACGGCCAAATGGCATTATTTTGGTGAGTGGTCCAACTGGTTCAGGTAAAACAACAACACTCTACTCTATTTTAAATCGACTCAACCAAGACGATGTTAACTTGATCACCGTTGAAGATCCAGTTGAATATACCATTCATGGAATTAGCCAGGTTCAAGTCAATGAAAAAGCAGGACTAACATTTGCCTCAGCACTGCGCTCAATTTTACGTCAAGATCCTGATATTGTACTCATTGGTGAAATACGTGACAAAGAAACTGCCCAAATTGCAACACAAGCTGCACTGACTGGCCACCTAGTGTTGAGCACCATCCACACTAACAGTGCACCTGCAACCATTACCCGACTTATTGACATGGGCATTGAACCATTTTTGATAGCTTCATCGCTCCTTGCGGTCATCTCACAACGACTTGTGCGTCGCCTGTGTGAAAAATGCAAAGTTGTCTATCAGCCAGTGCCAGATATGCTCGCAAAAATTGGTATGAGACCAGAGCAGGCAAAAGACGTTACTTTCTATAAACCAGGCCAATGTCCAGACTGTCTAGGAACTGGATACAAAGGACGGTTAGCGCTATTTGAGATTATGCTCGTTGATAACGAAATTGCAAAACTCGTTGTACAAGAAGCCGATGCCACCGTTATCAAACAATCGGCAACGGCACAAGGCATGATCTCACTTGGTCTTGATGGAGTAAGAAATATCAAGGCGGGTATCACAACTATTGAAGAAGTTCTCTCGGTTGCGTATATTGAAGGAGAAAGTGAAGTTTAA
- a CDS encoding holo-ACP synthase yields the protein MVVGIGTDIASVARFNTWQQKSRAQLNKIFSDQELATCTTSNGKLQPEKLAARFAGKEAFFKALSAACTTLQQTDTTFSLLFICKHATITQSPWGVPLLTVDWQAIENKLGPLPPLDVTLSLSHEHEYALAFVVICKRL from the coding sequence ATGGTTGTTGGTATTGGCACAGATATTGCATCAGTTGCACGCTTCAACACGTGGCAACAAAAATCACGTGCGCAACTCAATAAAATTTTTTCAGACCAAGAACTGGCAACATGCACAACCAGCAATGGCAAACTGCAGCCAGAAAAACTGGCCGCTCGCTTTGCTGGCAAAGAAGCTTTTTTCAAGGCACTAAGCGCAGCATGCACAACGCTGCAACAAACCGACACTACCTTTTCGCTGCTCTTTATTTGCAAGCACGCAACGATAACACAATCCCCATGGGGCGTACCACTTTTAACGGTAGACTGGCAGGCAATAGAAAATAAACTTGGACCACTCCCGCCGCTTGATGTTACGCTGTCTCTTTCGCATGAACATGAATATGCGCTAGCTTTTGTCGTAATTTGTAAGAGGCTTTAA
- a CDS encoding polysaccharide deacetylase family protein — MRTLISILIATTCFFGQIKPYYAQISAKFAGQTPHEWSENATGVKTRLNTQDKVVALTLDACGSNYDGFDERIVDFLIEHKIPTTFFICQKWIEKHPFCFAQLPEHDFFAIENHGLNHKPCSVNGKSIYGIPGTQNIDELIEEVEEAAQELTHQTCNKPKFFRSGTAYYDEIAVKVINCLGYEVVGFTILGDAGATYSTEQAYDALKQATPGSIIIAHVNHPERDAGLGIVQGLQYLLNQGFKFVKLTDYKLI; from the coding sequence ATGAGAACATTAATTTCAATACTTATTGCAACCACATGTTTTTTTGGACAAATAAAACCATACTACGCTCAAATATCGGCTAAGTTTGCTGGCCAAACACCACATGAATGGTCTGAAAATGCCACAGGGGTCAAAACACGCTTAAACACACAGGATAAAGTTGTTGCTCTTACTCTTGATGCATGCGGATCAAACTATGATGGCTTTGACGAACGAATTGTAGATTTTTTAATCGAACATAAAATACCAACTACCTTTTTTATTTGTCAAAAGTGGATCGAAAAACATCCCTTCTGTTTTGCCCAACTTCCTGAACATGATTTCTTTGCCATAGAAAATCATGGCCTTAATCATAAGCCCTGCTCTGTCAACGGAAAATCAATATACGGAATCCCCGGAACCCAAAATATCGATGAACTCATCGAAGAAGTAGAAGAAGCTGCGCAGGAACTGACTCACCAAACATGCAATAAACCCAAGTTTTTCAGATCAGGAACCGCATACTATGACGAAATCGCGGTAAAAGTGATTAATTGTCTTGGTTACGAAGTAGTTGGCTTCACTATCCTTGGGGATGCCGGAGCAACTTACTCAACCGAGCAAGCTTATGATGCATTAAAACAGGCAACACCAGGATCAATCATAATTGCTCACGTCAACCACCCCGAGCGGGATGCAGGCCTGGGAATTGTTCAAGGCTTACAATATTTACTCAATCAAGGATTCAAATTTGTTAAACTAACTGATTATAAATTAATATAA
- a CDS encoding ankyrin repeat domain-containing protein: MSKKVICFFGFIALSLPQQIYTIHHDWTFYHDHDDTNFRPYDPTYFTKKRLFLDLVARAHQKSWPQYNKILREYNDILHGRDIVKDGLWKESRELYTDESYYGNDYHRMEVHMPACFIKQTRSNFNLLTQELIRRLSSNEKRIKYLILAHRKKLIENKEFQAISQTLCLQDHWQEQGYIWFASNYPFYWKNNHPELPDNDENSRLFIRGILNAIYRYALKTFCSHDNCRRDVIKASPENIKDRLLHLYALDRKLFFEASNEDDVNTLLEQGADLSIFDAEGRTPLHSAVVRGNTHVAQALLSAGININVIDHYQRTALHYAVERNNIGMTQLLLDAGANTNMYGANFHTELEKERPLDTALLDNNYQMIELLLSYGAIFDQRSIEIASTDTLWQQGYYKRVAQRYWDDFPLGLVCIGGMFFTSTGVLVYDYFTQQS; this comes from the coding sequence GTGAGTAAAAAAGTTATTTGTTTTTTTGGATTCATAGCTTTATCTTTGCCTCAACAAATCTATACAATACACCACGACTGGACATTTTATCATGATCATGATGATACAAATTTTCGACCTTACGACCCAACCTATTTCACTAAAAAAAGGCTTTTTCTGGATCTAGTTGCACGTGCACACCAAAAAAGTTGGCCTCAATACAATAAAATTTTACGTGAATACAATGACATACTTCATGGGCGAGATATCGTTAAAGATGGCCTTTGGAAAGAATCTCGAGAGCTTTACACAGATGAAAGTTATTACGGAAACGATTATCATCGCATGGAAGTTCATATGCCTGCATGCTTCATAAAACAAACTCGATCAAACTTCAACCTCTTAACACAAGAACTTATTCGCAGACTTTCAAGCAACGAAAAAAGAATAAAATACCTAATTCTCGCTCACAGAAAAAAACTGATCGAGAACAAAGAATTTCAGGCAATAAGCCAGACACTTTGTTTGCAAGACCATTGGCAAGAACAAGGGTATATCTGGTTTGCAAGTAATTACCCTTTTTACTGGAAAAATAATCACCCAGAACTTCCAGATAATGATGAAAACTCCAGACTATTTATTCGAGGTATTTTGAATGCGATCTACAGATACGCACTCAAAACGTTTTGCAGCCATGACAACTGTAGGCGCGACGTAATAAAGGCGTCTCCTGAAAATATAAAAGATAGGCTTTTGCACCTCTATGCACTTGATAGAAAACTTTTCTTTGAAGCATCAAACGAGGATGATGTGAACACTCTTCTCGAACAAGGTGCAGATCTGTCAATTTTTGATGCTGAGGGTAGAACCCCTCTGCACAGTGCTGTTGTAAGGGGGAATACTCACGTTGCACAAGCATTGCTCAGCGCAGGCATCAATATCAACGTTATTGACCATTATCAAAGAACAGCCCTGCACTACGCTGTAGAAAGAAATAACATCGGGATGACTCAGCTACTACTCGATGCAGGGGCCAACACTAACATGTACGGTGCCAACTTTCACACAGAACTTGAAAAAGAGCGTCCTCTTGACACAGCACTGCTAGACAATAATTATCAAATGATAGAGCTGTTACTCAGTTATGGAGCAATTTTTGACCAGAGATCAATCGAAATAGCCTCAACAGATACTCTCTGGCAACAAGGTTATTACAAACGGGTTGCCCAACGCTACTGGGACGACTTTCCGCTAGGGCTTGTATGTATAGGAGGTATGTTTTTTACCTCTACAGGAGTACTTGTCTACGACTACTTCACGCAACAATCTTAA